The sequence below is a genomic window from Monodelphis domestica isolate mMonDom1 chromosome 2, mMonDom1.pri, whole genome shotgun sequence.
aattctgtattgcgGAGTTTTTGCTGTATCTCAGGATTTTgtagatgaataccatactgtacacaatggaaatgcaataTGCCACTACCACTTGTGCAAATTTGCCCACATGAGATTGTACATGACACACTATTGGCTTATgtaatgaaaggtgaccaaccacaatGCTCTGTTctatatcctgggcactgattggctcagtgactgtaggatCAATCTGTTTGCTCTCCTGCTACTTCATAGATTTTCAGCTATCACTGGGGTCTCTGGATCATAACTCCTGTGATAGGTGAGGAATCACTGTACACTCCACAGGGAGATGCCCTTTGGATGCCTTTAAACTAAGACTCATGCCCTGTTATTTCATCAAACTGAGGGATTAATTGATCAGGAACTCCCCTCAATTAACTACCTACCCcctgttaaatatttttttggCCCAACAAATCAAACTGTAATCCTTTCAGACATATTCAAAAGAAgcagaatagacatctctagcctcttctcttcccattcttctCCAAGAAATACTTTCCTTCCTGccagaaagaaaaacaggaaattgAAGCTAGAGACTGCCACTTTGCTCTCATCAGAGAGAGATACTAAGCCAGATTTATATCTGCTTACTCCCTTAAATATTCTTTGTAGAGGGTATATGATCAGTTTCAATCCAACTTCTTATGCTTCTGTCATTACCGGGGGAAAGCATGACCCCAAGCTCTATATCCAAACTTTGACCCCTTTCCCACCAAATAACCACTTTCATAATGAATATACATTGCAAATAGGAAAGAAATCCATTTTTCCATTTATAgccaaacagaaatcagagaaggcatATACATAGGAGAATATATGCCAGACAATTCAAGGTAATGGAGTAAGATAACTAAACTCAACTAAGAGTCCTAGATCTATCTCCCTCAAGAGGAAACTCTCTAAAGTCTCTAGCATTGCAAGCTGCAGATAAGGGCATGATGGAGACTGCCAGATCCTCATCTGACTTCCCAGTCTTTTCCTTTCACATCCTAAAGTAGAATTGGcctcttctgtcttctctctcaaaGCTGGAAGCCAGGAGTACCCAAAACAACTTGATGCTTGAAGAAACCTCTTGCTTAGCCCAAGAGGGGCTCCTACTTGAAGAGTCAAGAAGGATACAGCTTGTTTATGATCTAGGGGTTGAGCTGAGGGTCTTGGGGGTACCTGGCTGATGGTAGCAATCAGCAGTTGGTATTGGTAGTGGCAGACTTGCTCCACAAGTATTGCTCCCCTATATGATGACTAAGGGACCACACCTGGAAGAACAGTTAGTGGTTTGGGGAGGCATTGCTGTTCTTGGGGATCTTGGTCTTAGATCTGCCTACTCTTCAATGTGTATTTTGTGCTAGATCTCCTTCATGATATACCTCTGTTTCACATACATCTCCTTGTCTTATGCTTCACTTGACTTTAATAATCAGATTATCAAGCAAAATGTCTCCTTTGTGTTTTTAAGGAATTTTGTCTGATTTTGAAATATGCCTAGAAATCACCTTGTTCGAAAGTCTTTAAGATGCATTTTGCTTTATTgaattgattcctttttttttttaaaacccttaccttctgtcttggagtcaattgactccaaggcagaaagtggtaagggctaggcaatggggatcaagtgacttgcccagggtcacacagctgggatgtgtctgaggccagatttgaacctaggacctcctgtctctaggcctggttctcaatccactgagccaaccagctgcccccttgattcctttttttaatagtcaTCAAACAATAAAAACAAGTGGAATCTTGAGTTGTCTATACCCTTTAGTTGGTTGTATAACTGTGAAAATTTGATCTTAAAGAATATTTACAAATTCCTCCTTAAGCACTTTATAGatattgtctttctttctttctttctttctatctatctttctttctttctttctttctttctttctttctttctttctttctttcaacccTGGTCTTCCattatagaatcaatattgattctaagccagaagagtggtaagggctaagccagtgatagcaaaccttttagagattgagtgtgCAAACCACATTCAcataccccagacaagggagggaggaagcactcccatagTACTGATGGGAAGAGGGCCAGGTGATGTGGGAAATGTCTAAAGGTGTggtagaaagggggaggggagcaaacCCCTCTGGCATACTTGCCACAGGTTCACCAAAAcagagctaagcaatgggagttaagtgacttgcccagagtcatacagctaggatgtgtctgaggttgcatttgaacctaggacctcccagctccaggcctggctctctgtctactgagccacctagctgcctcctatatATGTTCTTAAAAcataataatatatgtgtaaattattcttataaatatgggtcagtaatattttattgccATTTTGTATGACAACattatgtattttttatatttgttaccATAAATGCATGTACAAGAACCAGAAATCTCTTTTATCCACATTTGGAGAAATAGAATTAAATCATGAATTATACAATGAGGATATTGGAGATTGCCTTTctcttgtaattttttaaaagtacttgtTTTTGCAAACATTATCTTTTCTTCTCACTATTCCTCTCCTCGCACTGaccagtaaaaaataaaaataaaatcatgataACAAGTATGACTAatccagaaaaacaaattctcatataaGCCAGgtccaaaaacaattttttttctatattttaaatccAGCagtttggtggagttgtgaattgatccaaccattctagatggcaatttggaactatgtccaaagggcactaaaagactctgccctttgattcagctataccagtgctgggtttataccccaaagagatcataaggaaaaagacttgtatgaaaacatttataaacatgctctttgtggtggcaaaaaattggaaaatgaggggatgccctctgattggggaatggttgaacaaattggtgatggaatactattgtactgaaaggaataatgaactggaggaattccatgtgaagtggaataacctccaggaattaatgcagagtgaaaggagaaaaaccaggagaacattatacacagagacagatacactgtggcacaatcgaatgtaatggacttctctactaacagcaatgcaatgatccaggacatttctgagaaagaacgctatccacattcagaggaagaattgtgggaatagaaacacagaagaaaaacaactgcttgatcacatggttcaatggggatataattggggatgtagactctaaacaataactctagtgcaaatattaataatatggaaataggtcttgatcaatgacacatgtaaaacccagtggaattgtgcgtcagctatggaagaagggtgggggaaggggagggaaagaacatgaatcatgaaagcacgggaaaatattctaaattaattaattaaatgaaattttcaaaaaataaatccaGCAATTTCCTGGTAGGAAATGTGTATCATGTTTCATCTTCAGTCCTCGAGGATAGTGGTTtatcattgatcagagttctaaatttcaaaattgttttcctaatattttgtcATTATATAATCTTTTCTCCTAGTTCCTCTGAAACTCTCTCACTATTATTTAAGGCACAACTGTATTCCATTCCATTAATATATcatcatttgtttagccattccccaacaggTAAGCActcttttaatttccaatttaggACAACTACAAAAAGAGaatttataattgtttttgtattttgatctctttggagtacaggcCTAGTAGTAGTATCACTGGGACAAAGAGAACACACACTTTAGTAACTGTTTAGGGAAATTTCCAATTTGCTTTAAATGATGGCTATAccggggacagctgggtagctcagtggattgagaaccaggcctaggtcctaggttcaaatctggccttacccacttcctagctgtgtgaccctgggcaagtcacttaacccccattgcctagcccttaccactcttctgccttggagccaatacacagtattgactccaagatggaaggtaagggtttattaaaaaaaataataattttaaaaatgatggcTATACCAATTCACAACCACCAACAATGCTTCAGTGTGTCTATCTTCTTTCAACTCTTcctatatttgttattttcctctttcattatctttgccaatctgataggtatggggcAACCTCAAAGAACATTTAatgtgcatttttctaattattagtagtaatttggagcatCTTTTCACATGGATATTGATAGCTTAAATTTCTTTTGCTGAATACTACCCattcatattctttaaccatttatTGTCTGGGGAATGGTtcttagtcttataaatttgaatccttTTCTGAGTCATCTTAAATATAAGACTTTAAACAGAGAAACTTTCCATACAGATCTTCCCTTCTATATTATGAGATTTCCCAGGTTAACTCCATGAAGAGGTAACaagtcaaagggaaaaaatgatattttagagGTCAGCCCCCATGATTAGACCACTATGAGAGTCCAAAGTCTTGTAGGATCTTGGGTCATGAGTTATTTGGAAAgggcaagaagagaaaaaagaggattataaAGTTTTAGAATTGAACAGTACCTCATCTAACATAACACctcttccctcattttatagacaaaaataCTGACACCCTAAAAAGTGAAGCAACATCACCTCAGGTCACATAGTAAGCTAAATGggtttcaaacccaggtcctctgaccatAAGATCAGTGTCTTTTCTATTACACATTGCTATGGTAGAGAGGAATAAAATGAGAAGAGTACTACTGATGCTCTCTGTCTTTGCCTCCCATAGCAGAAGCTTGCATATTGCTGGAGCTGCCATGTCAGAAGGAGAGAGCAAGGACAGTGTGGGCAGTGAGTGTCCTGTGTGCTATGAGAAGTTTCGGGACCTAGAGGGAGCCAGCCGGACACTGAGTTGCGGCCATGTCTTCTGCCATGATTGCCTTGTCAAGTACCTGCTTTCATGCAAAGTGGACGGACAGATTCAAAAGTCCATTGTCTGCCCTATCTGCCGTTATGTCACCTTCCTCAGTAAGAAGAGCTCCCGCTGGCCCTCATTATCATCGGAAAAGAGCTCTCAGACCTTGACAGTCCCTGTGGGCTTGGATAACCTGCCTTCTCTGGATGCTTTGGGACACACAAACCCTCTGACCATTCCCCATCCTCTCTGGGTTCCTTCTCAGAGCCAGACAAGAGTACTCAATCAAAGCCCCCAACTTCCTAGGGACTTGCTACCCAACTTAGTCCGAGAGCCCCAGATCTTCATCATTAGTAGACATGGGATGCCACTAGGGGAAGAAGACAGTGTACTGCCCAGGCAGAGTCTAGCTGACCTCTCAGAAACATCCCCAGCACCGAGCTCTTCCTGCTCACGCTGCTGCCGTTCTCGAATGTTACTGCTGATCACTTTTATTACAGTGGTGGCTGTGATAGCTACTATCCTGCCCTGGGTCCTATTGGTGAGGAAGGAGGCATGACTTTGTCTGGGGAGGCATCTGTATAATGTCCCATTAAAGAGCAGGCCTAGAAGCTGAGAAGTTTCTGAGCCAGACAGGAACACAGAATTCAGCCTCACATAACCATGGCCATTTTCAGcattagaagggaaagaatagaaaTCTTGAAGGACCCTGAACACAATGCTAGTTCCATCTAACCAAGTTATTTGGAGTTCTCAAACAGGACAAGATGAGAGATCTAGGAGGAAGTCTTAGCATAATTCTGCTATAGAACTGGGGAAAGTAGTGAGATTTTCCTACCAGTTAGCCCAGGAGGGAGTCAGGGCAAGGAATTAAGGACAAGACAAAATCCATCTTCCTGTTTGGAGATGGAGATTCTGGAGGCTAAGACTAGGACTTGAAGGGTTGGTCCTGTAAGAATAGTATATCAGAGAGAATTGTAACTCCAGGAGCCTACTGTGAAGCCTGTGCTTAAACTAAAGTCAGCTAATAAACATCCCTTTTCCCTCCAGTCTGACTTCAGAGCACTGCTCATGAAGAGGAAGGATTCCTACTCCAATGACCCAGGAACAGAAGACATCTGATCCACAGACAGCCCCCATACTTGAGACTCTGATAACCTTCACTTCTACTATGAGACCCCAAAGAAGGAATGGCATTTGAGAAAGCATCTTAATAAGTCAGAGCCACTCCTTCCTCCAATAAACACTTGCTAGGATTACTGGAAAGGTCTTTCCTTCCCATTCAGGTAGAAGGGAGCCTATAGGAAAGCTGAGAATGTTGAGGCTGTTCCTATCCTCTTCTTATAGGATTCTaagcctttccctttccctccaaaGAAGGCACTATTGCTCACTGATCTGGCATGAGATCACAGGCAGGGCTCACTGATACAAAAGAAGTTCTGTCTTGCCTGGAAAGCTTCAGCTAGAGAAGAACGGGTTAGGGTTATAGGGGGCTCAGAGGCAAGTTCTCCTCAGATCTACCCAGACAATCATCCAGCACATCTTAAGGCTGATAGAGATTGCTGTACAAGATGAGAGACTGAAGAAGATACATACAGCTTAtcatcttccaaaagaaatgaaggagttggTCCAAGGAATTTAGAGATGTCCATAGTGGATCCAGGAACTGAGGTCTCAGTACCATGTTCTGATGACTAGaagctaataaataataatttccatGTATacaatactttaaagtttataaagtattttacaaataatagCTTGTTCATTTCTCACAGCAGTTTGATGAGTTATTTTTCCCCATTCCCATTCCCATCCCATTACATGGAATATTTGTGAATTGTGTTACAAAGGATGAGGTGGCCCATGTTTAACATGGGCACATAGATAAGTTTGGAATGATTCACTCCATATTTCAGGAAGAGTGGCTCTATCTTTGTGGGAAGCAAGAGGACAGTGATGGCTGGGCAATCAATCTTACACTCTCCTATCACCTTCTTTTGGGGGTTTCATGATAAAAGTTGCTTTTCAAGTTGTTGAAGGGCAACAGTTGGCAAAGTAAATTTTACTCTTGACCTGGAACCTGGCTTAATCTTAGCCATGTTAACTCCCTTGCCACAAAACTcctatataataataactaacatttatacagcattctaagatttgcaaagcaatttacatctgccttctcatttgaa
It includes:
- the RNF222 gene encoding RING finger protein 222 isoform X2; translation: MSEGESKDSVGSECPVCYEKFRDLEGASRTLSCGHVFCHDCLVKYLLSCKVDGQIQKSIVCPICRYVTFLSKKSSRWPSLSSEKSSQTLTVPVGLDNLPSLDALGHTNPLTIPHPLWVPSQSQTRVLNQSPQLPRDLLPNLVREPQIFIISRHGMPLGEEDSVLPRQSLADLSETSPAPSSSCSRCCRSRMLLLITFITVVAVIATILPWVLLVRKEA
- the RNF222 gene encoding RING finger protein 222 isoform X1, encoding MSEGESKDSVGSECPVCYEKFRDLEGASRTLSCGHVFCHDCLVKYLLSCKVDGQIQKSIVCPICRYVTFLSKKSSRWPSLSSEKSSQTLTVPVGLDNLPSLDALGHTNPLTIPHPLWVPSQSQTRVLNQSPQLPRDLLPNLVREPQIFIISRHGMPLGEEDSVLPRQSLADLSETSPAPSSSCSRCCRSRMLLLITFITVVAVIATILPWVLLSDFRALLMKRKDSYSNDPGTEDI